One window of the Cryptomeria japonica chromosome 7, Sugi_1.0, whole genome shotgun sequence genome contains the following:
- the LOC131055001 gene encoding uncharacterized protein LOC131055001, whose translation MEKKRMMNSRRESGILLRLLLSCICSLNYAKAEYIWKTTMKQRLEDARDFFAEAKSWNDAAIAYARAKCFEKCLIACTKGKLFDIGLKLIQELNKENCKSNCERCDTCQRVKIEVEYLRISATYFHHRKDTKTMMKFVKAFPALDLIRSFLWNNEYFDELLQIEVAIIQELKKENCKSNCRRCETCQRVKIEVEYLRASATHFHDIKDTKTMMKAFPTLDLFRSFLWNNEYFDELLQIEGAIIQELKKENCKSNCGRCETCQRVKIEVEYLRTSATHFRDKKDTKTMMKFVKAFPTLDLINSFLWNNEYFDELLQIEVANGDFVRAAEMAELKGDLLLQADMLEKAEKYEEAIRIILFHVQLNSLWGMKNRGWPLRQFPEKNKLLGEVKRIAIQNLQHVPDALDCKVLILLNESHNLSEITEQMILAQKMGNLNSEALSLRKVLDVHICSDAKKFQHEQVGSLLKMDYNSKMLLENRVSITTMMFLWNAWKDKLLSSVDSFIKLEKQPEKEEDKVYIEFAYEYFGARVSRNRSCTVFNSEAFWLNDRRLGLLQRQGNCPGISIQNFFMHARKFLLMELFSVGIEVVKKLQEIYLSCRNQHCMCKGTPILQIYQALKSLEERKLVRFDEDEQFFEIFFPLKTQYENLKEFISLRESPTRSVILEDITANIIRKIYRGINLGQIGRLQLLRPFWPKHLVTEYGKTIIKSLDDNNCWNNELLWLNTGDCLLDKRLCMIESFDKALHGTFQNWHNHIDYISPHIFLILLEKLFSFSYVNIYQEAWFCLDVSL comes from the coding sequence GCAGAATATATTTGGAAAACTACAATGAAACAAAGACTTGAAGATGCAAGAGATTTCTTCGCTGAGGCAAAAAGCTGGAATGATGCGGCAATTGCGTATGCCAGAGCTAAGTGTTTTGAGAAATGTTTAATTGCCTGCACAAAAGGAAAACTATTTGATATTGGATTGAAATTAATTCAAGAATTGAATAAAGAAAACTGTAAATCGAACTGTGAAAGATGTGATACTTGTCAGAGAGTAAAAATTGAAGTTGAGTATCTTAGAATATCTGCAACTTATTTTCATCACAGAAAAGATACGAAGACTATGATGAAATTTGTGAAAGCCTTTCCTGCATTGGACTTAATTAGATCTTTTCTGTGGAATAATGAATACTTTGATGAACTTCTGCAAATTGAAGTGGCAATAATTCAAGAATTGAAGAAAGAAAACTGCAAATCAAACTGCAGAAGATGCGAGACTTGTCAAAGAGTAAAAATTGAAGTTGAGTATCTTAGAGCCTCTGCAACTCATTTTCATGACATAAAAGATACGAAGACTATGATGAAAGCCTTTCCTACATTGGACTTATTTAGATCTTTTCTGTGGAATAATGAATACTTTGATGAACTTCTGCAAATTGAAGGGGCAATAATTCAAGAATTGAAGAaagaaaattgcaaatcaaactgCGGAAGATGCGAGACTTGTCAAAGAGTAAAAATTGAAGTTGAGTATCTTAGAACCTCTGCAACTCATTTTCGTGACAAAAAAGATACGAAGACTATGATGAAATTTGTGAAAGCCTTTCCTACATTGGACTTAATTAATTCTTTTCTGTGGAATAATGAATACTTTGATGAACTTCTGCAAATTGAAGTGGCAAATGGGGACTTCGTAAGGGCTGCAGAAATGGCAGAGCTAAAAGGGGATTTGTTACTCCAGGCTGACATGctagaaaaagcagaaaaatatgAAGAAGCGATTAGAATAATTCTATTTCATGTGCAGCTAAATTCTTTGTGGGGAATGAAAAATAGAGGATGGCCATTACGACAATTTCCTGAAAAGAATAAACTTTTAGGGGAAGTAAAACGAATAGCTATACAAAACCTGCAACATGTACCTGACGCCCTTGATTGTAAAGTATTAATTCTTTTAAACGAGTCTCACAATCTCTCCGAGATAACAGAACAAATGATCCTCGCACAGAAGATGGGAAATCTTAACTCTGAAGCGCTCTCTCTTCGAAAAGTTCTTGATGTGCACATTTGTTCTGATGCCAAAAAATTTCAGCATGAGCAAGTGGGAAGTCTACTCAAGATGGATTATAATTCTAAAATGCTGCTGGAGAATAGAGTCTCTATAACAACAATGATGTTCCTTTGGAATGCATGGAAGGATAAACTGTTATCCTCGGTGGATTCATTCATAAAACTAGAAAAGCAACCGGAAAAAGAAGAAGATAAGGTCTACATTGAATTTGCGTATGAATATTTTGGAGCCAGAGTGAGCAGAAATAGATCCTGCACCGTGTTTAACAGTGAAGCCTTCTGGCTTAATGATAGGAGGCTTGGGTTGTTGCAGAGACAAGGAAATTGTCCAGGGATTAGCATTCAGAATTTTTTTATGCATGCAAGAAAGTTTCTCTTAATGGAACTGTTTTCTGTTGGAATCGAAGTTGTCAAAAAACTACAAGAGATTTATCTTTCCTGCAGAAATCAACATTGTATGTGTAAAGGCACTCCTATATTGCAGATTTATCAagctttaaaatctttggaagaaagAAAGTTGGTTAGATTTGACGAGGACGAGCAATTCTTTGAGATTTTTTTCCCattgaagacacaatatgaaaacTTGAAGGAATTCATTTCTCTCCGTGAAAGTCCAACACGTAGTGTGATTCTCGAAGATATAACTGCAAATATTATAAGAAAAATTTATAGGGGCATAAATCTTGGCCAGATTGGAAGATTGCAACTATTACGCCCTTTTTGGCCGAAGCATCTTGTGACAGAGTATGGTAAAACAATTATTAAGAGTCTTGATGACAACAATTGCTGGAATAATGAACTGCTCTGGTTGAATACAGGTGACTGTTTGCTGGATAAAAGGCTGTGTATGATAGAAAGTTTTGACAAAGCCTTACACGGTACCTTTCAGAACTGGCATAACCATATTGACTACATTTCTCCGCATATTTTTCTCATTCTACTGGAAAAGCTGTTCTCTTTTTCATATGTGAACATCTATCAAGAGGCTTGGTTTTGCCTAGATGTTTCTTTGTAA